From a region of the Balaenoptera ricei isolate mBalRic1 chromosome 11, mBalRic1.hap2, whole genome shotgun sequence genome:
- the PRSS16 gene encoding thymus-specific serine protease, with product MAIGPVPWLGPLLMVSLWGSSAPASLLRRLGEHIQRFQESSGLGLSLDQGGVALPKEGWLVQPLDPFNASDRRSFLQRYWVNDQHWTSQDGPVFLHLGGEGSLGPGSVMRGHPATLAPVWGALVIGLEHRFYGLSIPAEGLDVAQLRFLSSRHALADVVSARLALSRLFNVSFSSPWLCFGGSYAGSLAAWARLKFPHLIFASVASSAPVRAILDFSEYNDVVSRSLMNTAIGGSPECRAAASAAFAEVERRLRAGGSAQAALRAELGACGSLGRAADQAELLGALQALVGGAVQYDGQAGAPLSVRQLCGLLLGDRDNCSSPAPYRGLRRAVQVVTHSLGQKCLSFSRAETVAQLKVTEPQVAGVGDRQWLYQTCTEFGYYVTCEVPGCPFSQLPALPSKLELCEQVFGFSASSIAQAVSQTNSYYGGQTPGATQVLFVNGDIDPWHVLSITQPLGPSESALLIPSASHCLDMAPERPSDSPSLRLARQNIFQQLQTWLGLAKKSQVRGGV from the exons ATGGCCATTGGGCCTGTCCCGTGGCTGGGCCCTCTGCTCATGGTTTCCCTCTGGGGGTCCTCAGCTCCAG CTTCCCTCCTTAGGCGCCTAGGTGAGCACATTCAGCGGTTTCAGGAGAGCTCTGGCCTGGGCCTGAGCCTGGACCAGGGAGGTGTGGCCCTCCCAAAAGAGGGGTGGCTGGTGCAGCCACTGGACCCCTTCAATGCCTCTGACAGACGATCCTTCCTGCAG CGGTATTGGGTAAATGACCAACATTGGACCAGCCAGGATGGGCCTGTATTCCTGCATCTGGGAGGCGAAGGCAGCCTTGGGCCTGGCTCAGTGATGAGAG GGCACCCTGCAACCCTGGCCCCAGTCTGGGGGGCCCTGGTGATAGGTCTGGAACATAGATTTTATGGCCTGAGTATACCCGCTGAGGGGCTCGACGTGGCCCAGCTCCGCTTCTTGTCCAGCCGCCATGC GCTGGCCGATGTGGTCTCTGCCCGCCTCGCACTCTCCCGCCTCTTCAACGTCTCCTTCTCCAGCCCCTGGCTCTGCTTCGGAGGCTCCTATGCCGGCTCCCTGGCTGCCTGGGCCAGGCTGAAG tttccccatctcatTTTCGCCTCCGTCGCCTCTTCCGCTCCGGTGCGGGCCATACTGGATTTCTCCGAGTATAATGAC GTGGTGTCTAGAAGCCTAATGAACACTGCGATTGGCGGATCCCCGGAG TGCCGGGCTGCTGCGTCCGCAGCCTTTGCGGAGGTGGAGCGACGGCTGCGCGCGGGCGGCTCGGCTCAGGCAGCGCTGCGAGCGGAGCTGGGCGCATGTGGGTCCCTGGGGCGCGCTGCGGACCAGGCAGAGCTGCTGGGGGCGCTGCAGGCACTCGTGGGAGGGGCGGTGCAGTACGACGGGCAAGCGGGAGCGCCGCTGAGTGTGCGACAGCTCTGCGGACTCCTCCTCGGGGACCGGGACAACTGCAGCAGCCCTGCGCCCTACCGCGGGCTTCGTCGGGCAGTGCAG GTTGTCACACACAGCCTGGGCCAGAAGTGTTTAAGCTTTTCTCGAGCAGAGACAGTGGCACAGCTGAAGGTCACAGAACCCCAAGTGGCCGGCGTTGGCGACCGGCAGTGGTTGTACCAGACCTGTACCGAGTTTGGCTACT ATGTCACCTGTGAGGTCCCTGGATGCCCtttctcccagctcccagctctgccctccaaACTAGAGCTATGTGAGCAGGTGTTCGGGTTTTCAGCCTCATCCATAGCCCAGGCTGTGTCCCAGACGAACTCCTACTATGGTGGCCAGACCCCAGGGGCCACCCAAGTGCTGTTTGTTAATG gGGATATAGACCCCTGGCATGTGCTAAGTATAACACAGCCTTTGGGACCCTCAGAGTCAGCCCTTCTCATCCCTAGTGCTTCTCATTGCTTGGACATGGCACCTGAGAGACCCTCAGACTCCCCCAGCCTCCGCCTAGCACGTCAG AACATCTTCCAGCAGCTGCAGACCTGGCTTGGTCTGGCAAAGAAGAGCCAGGTTAGGGgcggggtctga